Proteins encoded within one genomic window of Sporolituus thermophilus DSM 23256:
- a CDS encoding NlpC/P60 family protein: MRKMFRTMVLFLLLFMTATFAHASGVYEEGDQGPEVAAIQARLKELGYRLVVDGDFGQATKNAVIAFQKDRGLEADGIVGAQTYRALMGREIPVSRDNSVVRRVIQTAMRYIGVPYVFGGVTPDGFDCSGFTRFVYARAGVYLPRTADAQFEVGQFVSYSRLQPGDMVFFSTYAPGPSHSGIYLGDGRFISATSSRGVTIDHMDSSYWGPRYVGARRVL, encoded by the coding sequence TTGCGGAAAATGTTTCGGACGATGGTGCTTTTTTTGCTGCTGTTTATGACAGCAACCTTCGCCCACGCCTCAGGAGTCTACGAAGAGGGGGACCAAGGCCCGGAAGTAGCCGCTATTCAGGCCCGGCTTAAAGAGCTTGGCTATAGGCTGGTGGTTGACGGTGACTTCGGGCAAGCGACCAAAAATGCGGTAATAGCCTTCCAAAAAGACCGGGGTCTGGAAGCGGATGGCATTGTCGGGGCCCAGACCTACCGCGCTCTTATGGGACGGGAGATACCGGTTAGCCGCGATAATAGCGTTGTTCGGCGGGTCATCCAGACAGCCATGCGTTATATCGGTGTCCCTTATGTTTTTGGCGGTGTGACTCCTGACGGGTTCGACTGTTCGGGCTTTACCCGGTTTGTATATGCCCGGGCGGGCGTATACTTGCCGCGAACGGCTGACGCGCAGTTTGAAGTGGGCCAATTTGTGTCTTATTCAAGACTACAGCCTGGCGACATGGTTTTCTTTTCCACTTATGCTCCTGGTCCTTCGCACAGCGGTATTTACTTGGGAGATGGCAGATTTATCAGCGCTACGTCCAGCCGTGGTGTGACCATCGATCACATGGACAGCAGTTACTGGGGACCGCGCTATGTAGGAGCGCGTCGGGTGTTATAA
- the aroH gene encoding chorismate mutase: MLRGVRGATTVDANTPESIQERVRELLTVLVRENGIETADIGAVIFSSTPDLNSMYPAAGARVLGWTEVPLFGTQEIDNPTGLARCIRVLILWNTDLPQEKIKHVYLHGAAVLRQDINR; this comes from the coding sequence TTGCTGCGTGGCGTCCGGGGAGCGACAACGGTAGATGCGAATACGCCGGAAAGTATACAGGAGCGAGTACGCGAACTGCTGACAGTTCTTGTCCGGGAGAACGGTATCGAAACGGCCGATATCGGGGCGGTAATTTTCAGTTCGACGCCCGATTTAAATAGCATGTATCCTGCTGCAGGGGCCCGGGTTTTGGGTTGGACGGAAGTGCCGCTATTCGGCACCCAGGAAATTGATAATCCTACAGGTTTGGCTAGGTGCATCCGCGTTCTCATATTATGGAATACCGACCTTCCCCAGGAGAAGATCAAGCATGTATACCTACACGGCGCGGCGGTATTGCGGCAAGATATCAACAGGTAA
- the mqnE gene encoding aminofutalosine synthase MqnE — MLSDAFRRQIERKIAEGIRLSRDEGLALLHSHDLAWLGYLANKVRQRVSGDYVYFNVNRHVNLTNVCTARCKFCAFGCDASSPQAYSMTKEHVLRIARQAAEDPDLRELHIVSGLHPEWPFEYYVDIIATVKEAVPRLHLKAFTAVEIHHFAKISGKSVEEVLKTLKAAGLGSMPGGGAEIFSPRVRNLLCPNKASGEDWLAIIRTAHRLGIRTNASMLYGHIETPEERIDHLLALRDLQDETGGFQTFIGLAFHPKNTELENQVVRVPAWEDLKMVALARLMLDNFKHIKAYWVMLTLPVAQLALAFGANDLDGTVSEEKITHAAGGKSERSLSIEQLVNVIRQAGRIPVERDSLYNIVKIYRQ, encoded by the coding sequence ATGCTTTCCGACGCATTTCGTCGCCAAATAGAAAGAAAAATTGCAGAAGGAATTCGGTTGTCCCGCGACGAAGGACTCGCTCTCCTCCACTCACATGATTTGGCCTGGCTAGGCTACCTTGCCAACAAGGTTCGACAACGGGTCAGCGGCGACTATGTATATTTTAATGTTAACCGGCATGTTAACCTGACAAACGTTTGCACTGCCCGCTGTAAATTTTGCGCTTTCGGCTGCGACGCCTCCAGTCCGCAGGCCTACAGCATGACCAAAGAACATGTCCTCCGTATCGCCCGCCAAGCCGCTGAGGACCCTGATTTGCGCGAACTTCACATCGTAAGCGGGTTACACCCCGAATGGCCTTTTGAATATTATGTTGATATTATTGCCACCGTTAAAGAAGCCGTCCCCCGTCTGCATCTTAAGGCCTTTACCGCTGTCGAAATTCACCATTTTGCCAAGATATCCGGCAAATCGGTGGAAGAAGTGCTGAAAACCCTGAAGGCGGCCGGCCTTGGGTCTATGCCGGGAGGAGGAGCGGAAATCTTTAGTCCCCGGGTGCGGAACCTTCTCTGCCCCAATAAAGCCAGCGGTGAAGACTGGCTCGCTATCATCCGTACGGCCCACCGTCTCGGTATCCGGACAAATGCCAGCATGCTCTATGGTCATATCGAAACACCGGAGGAACGTATTGACCACCTTTTGGCGCTTCGCGACCTGCAGGATGAGACCGGTGGTTTCCAAACGTTTATCGGCCTGGCCTTCCACCCGAAAAATACGGAACTGGAAAACCAGGTCGTGAGGGTTCCGGCCTGGGAAGATTTGAAAATGGTGGCGCTTGCCCGGCTCATGCTCGATAACTTTAAACACATCAAAGCTTATTGGGTTATGCTTACACTGCCGGTTGCCCAGCTGGCGCTGGCCTTTGGCGCCAATGATCTTGATGGTACGGTAAGTGAGGAAAAAATCACGCATGCGGCCGGCGGCAAGTCTGAACGGTCACTAAGCATCGAACAACTGGTCAATGTCATCCGTCAAGCCGGACGCATACCTGTTGAGCGGGATTCACTATATAATATTGTTAAAATTTACAGGCAATAA
- a CDS encoding metal ABC transporter permease — MEFLQYDFMQRALAAGLITAIVCPLIGMFVVIRRQSLIGDGLGHIAFAGVTGGYLLGVNPFVAAALLTVAGAVGIEIVRRWHSQFADMVLAIFFYAGIAMAIIFSTMTRMSGAGLLSFLFGSIMTVTTIDLMLIAFCGAVVVAVIYRYFDKLMLLVLDEEVAIVSGINTGAINMLFSVLTALVVVIGMTVVGILLVSALMIVPVAAALLLRRGFKVTLAWALIFSILSVTGGLILAFYLDIAPGGTIVITTIGLYLLVLFWRRDLLFLGSLAAFRHQSGD, encoded by the coding sequence ATGGAATTTCTCCAATATGACTTTATGCAGCGGGCCCTGGCCGCGGGCCTCATTACCGCCATTGTCTGCCCACTGATTGGTATGTTTGTTGTTATCCGCCGGCAGTCACTTATCGGCGATGGGCTGGGTCATATCGCTTTTGCCGGTGTGACAGGTGGCTATCTCCTAGGGGTTAACCCTTTTGTTGCCGCAGCACTGCTCACTGTTGCCGGCGCCGTGGGCATTGAGATTGTCAGGCGGTGGCACAGTCAGTTCGCTGATATGGTTTTGGCCATCTTTTTTTACGCTGGCATTGCCATGGCCATCATTTTCAGTACTATGACGCGTATGAGCGGTGCCGGGCTGCTTAGTTTTCTTTTTGGCAGTATCATGACCGTTACGACAATAGATCTTATGCTTATAGCCTTTTGCGGCGCCGTCGTCGTAGCGGTAATTTACCGATATTTTGACAAGTTGATGCTGTTGGTACTGGACGAAGAGGTAGCGATTGTGTCCGGCATCAATACCGGCGCGATTAATATGCTGTTCAGTGTGTTGACCGCACTGGTCGTTGTCATCGGCATGACGGTCGTGGGGATTTTACTGGTTAGTGCTCTCATGATTGTTCCCGTTGCTGCGGCGCTTCTTCTTCGCCGCGGTTTCAAAGTCACCTTGGCCTGGGCGCTAATTTTTTCCATTCTGTCCGTCACCGGCGGCCTTATTTTGGCTTTCTATCTGGATATTGCGCCGGGAGGCACTATTGTTATAACGACTATCGGGCTTTATTTGCTAGTTTTGTTTTGGCGAAGAGATTTATTATTTTTGGGTAGTTTAGCCGCGTTCAGGCACCAGAGCGGTGATTAA
- a CDS encoding Fur family transcriptional regulator, with amino-acid sequence MLNDLVQQLKEKGYRITPQRRAILERILQTAENLTAAEIWREVRQRYPDVGLDTVYRNLNILVEMGLLIPIVGLGKNGTRYEVAPSSRHHHHITCIKCGEAACLDFCPIDPEFLIMLRHQGYELVRHNIELFGLCAQCRQG; translated from the coding sequence ATGTTAAATGACCTGGTCCAGCAGCTTAAGGAAAAGGGGTATCGCATTACACCCCAGCGGCGGGCAATTTTAGAGCGGATACTCCAAACGGCGGAGAACTTGACAGCGGCGGAAATATGGCGTGAAGTCCGTCAGCGTTATCCAGACGTAGGTCTCGATACAGTTTACCGTAACCTGAATATTTTGGTCGAAATGGGACTGTTGATTCCTATTGTCGGGCTGGGTAAGAACGGAACCCGGTATGAGGTAGCTCCTTCATCCCGGCACCATCACCATATTACTTGTATAAAGTGCGGTGAAGCGGCTTGCCTCGATTTTTGTCCGATTGATCCTGAATTTTTAATTATGCTCCGCCACCAGGGGTATGAACTTGTTCGGCACAATATCGAGCTGTTCGGCCTTTGCGCGCAGTGCCGGCAGGGTTAG
- a CDS encoding LysR family transcriptional regulator: MQLGQFDLFCQVARVKSFSKAAKLLHISQPAISAQIHSMEEYYGIKLFERTPHGVILTEAGATLFEYAKQILELHEDLERKLSSIADEKNQRLIIGATATVGSHALACGIWTFKDKYPELQINLEIGSLQEMIAKIYDKTIDLAIIECPVANYKGITKKSVFTDELVAIVPNNEQWAGKTSVTIEELTKSRLILPEEGSELHYILDQALEPLNLKFVNLKPRITISNSNAIKSAVEKGHGVSICLRLTVQKELRHGTLLALPIENIAQSVEYNLVYRDADLSGIAKRFIRFITLPGELEVC; the protein is encoded by the coding sequence ATGCAACTTGGGCAGTTTGATCTATTCTGCCAGGTAGCCCGGGTAAAAAGTTTTTCGAAAGCAGCCAAACTCCTGCACATCTCTCAGCCCGCAATCAGCGCCCAAATCCACTCCATGGAGGAGTATTACGGCATAAAACTTTTTGAGCGAACACCACACGGCGTTATTCTGACCGAGGCCGGAGCCACCCTTTTTGAATACGCCAAACAAATTCTCGAACTGCATGAAGACCTGGAACGTAAACTCTCCAGTATTGCTGACGAAAAAAACCAGCGGCTTATCATCGGTGCTACCGCTACCGTGGGCAGTCACGCATTGGCCTGCGGCATTTGGACTTTTAAGGACAAATATCCCGAACTGCAAATTAATCTTGAAATTGGCAGTCTCCAAGAAATGATTGCCAAAATTTACGACAAAACAATTGATTTAGCCATTATCGAGTGTCCGGTAGCAAACTACAAAGGAATTACCAAAAAATCCGTTTTTACAGATGAATTGGTAGCGATTGTTCCCAACAACGAACAATGGGCGGGTAAAACGAGCGTCACCATTGAAGAGCTTACTAAAAGCCGCCTCATCCTACCGGAAGAGGGATCGGAGCTGCACTATATTCTCGACCAAGCTCTCGAACCGCTTAACTTAAAATTTGTCAATCTGAAACCACGTATCACAATCAGCAATTCCAATGCCATTAAGTCGGCTGTGGAAAAAGGCCATGGCGTTTCCATATGTCTTCGTCTGACGGTGCAGAAGGAACTGCGCCATGGAACTCTGCTGGCCTTACCGATAGAAAACATTGCGCAAAGCGTCGAATACAACTTAGTATACCGTGACGCCGACTTGTCCGGTATTGCCAAACGCTTCATCAGATTTATAACTTTACCAGGCGAACTGGAAGTTTGCTAA
- a CDS encoding sulfurtransferase TusA family protein — MAIHYLDMLGEICPHPLHMAQAKMDKLKSGDVLVIESDFSRSVRNLLAWADKQGYKFDVEEVEKGIWQVKITKC; from the coding sequence ATGGCGATACATTATCTCGATATGTTAGGTGAAATTTGCCCCCATCCGCTACATATGGCCCAAGCCAAGATGGATAAATTGAAAAGTGGCGATGTGCTGGTCATCGAATCGGATTTTAGCCGCTCAGTTCGCAACTTGTTGGCCTGGGCGGATAAACAAGGCTACAAATTTGATGTGGAGGAAGTCGAAAAGGGGATTTGGCAGGTTAAAATCACCAAGTGTTAG
- a CDS encoding HD domain-containing protein, whose amino-acid sequence MQYSRAKTWQILREHVTGEALLKHCVAVEIAMRAYAQKFGGDPDYWGAVGLLHDIDFEKFPHDHPNHAREILAAYGYDDEFITNVESHARDWEKERTLLQKTLLAVDELTGFIIACALVRPDKSLDNLEVKSVMKKMKDKAFARAVNRETIVNSAEAMGVDLKDHIDFVTKALAAATRQPEYQELPLVS is encoded by the coding sequence ATGCAGTATTCCCGTGCGAAAACTTGGCAGATTTTACGAGAACACGTTACCGGTGAAGCGCTGTTAAAACATTGCGTAGCTGTGGAAATTGCCATGCGCGCTTATGCGCAAAAATTTGGCGGAGATCCCGATTATTGGGGGGCGGTTGGACTACTACACGATATTGATTTCGAGAAATTTCCCCATGACCATCCCAACCATGCCAGAGAAATTCTTGCCGCTTACGGCTATGACGATGAATTTATTACTAACGTTGAGTCCCATGCGCGAGACTGGGAGAAAGAGCGCACCCTTTTGCAAAAAACGCTGCTGGCGGTGGATGAACTGACCGGCTTTATTATTGCCTGCGCTCTTGTCCGTCCGGATAAAAGTTTAGATAATCTAGAAGTAAAGTCGGTTATGAAGAAAATGAAGGATAAAGCCTTCGCCCGCGCCGTCAATCGTGAGACAATAGTGAACAGTGCCGAGGCAATGGGCGTGGATCTTAAAGACCATATCGATTTTGTCACGAAAGCACTGGCGGCAGCAACTCGACAGCCTGAATATCAGGAACTTCCGTTAGTCAGCTAA
- the spoIVB gene encoding SpoIVB peptidase, giving the protein MRGINWRFVTGIVIAICIVAFCLTPQFRYIYSLPPHMRIIEGETALFTVNFPLTVTVNSDFDSSIRLHSDTPLYALSRPVSLQPVKLGKAVVEFRLLGLIPVRTVQVDVTPPLKLVPGGHSIGVVLHSQGVIVVGNSPVLSQDGQYYTPAKDAGIAVGDIILSINGTPVNSDAQVAEIINEAGKEKSPVDILIKRGDSRAQVTVTPVLCSDTKRYRIGLFVRDSAAGVGTLTFYEPVSRTYGALGHVITDSDTNQPIDCEQGKIVLATVSGIQHGKRGQPGEKIGVFIEEGQMLGDIRKNTPFGIYGKLETLVENNLFHEAIAVASMSQVQTGPAEMLTVIDGQTIERFSIEIQKVNLQAVPEGKGLVIKVTDSRLLEKTGGIVQGMSGSPIIQNGKIVGAVTHVFIHDPTRGYGCFVDWMLMESGLLPKKEKQTARKLFSFSGLFMYPVAA; this is encoded by the coding sequence ATGAGAGGCATCAACTGGCGCTTTGTGACTGGAATTGTAATTGCGATTTGTATTGTCGCCTTTTGCTTGACGCCGCAGTTCCGCTATATTTATAGTCTTCCTCCCCATATGCGTATAATTGAAGGGGAAACGGCGTTGTTTACCGTCAATTTTCCGTTGACGGTAACAGTCAATTCCGATTTTGACTCAAGCATTCGCCTTCATTCCGATACGCCGCTGTATGCCCTATCCCGGCCGGTGTCGCTGCAGCCGGTTAAACTGGGTAAAGCAGTTGTCGAGTTTAGGTTGCTCGGCCTTATTCCCGTGCGGACAGTGCAAGTGGATGTGACGCCACCGCTTAAACTAGTACCGGGGGGTCACTCCATCGGGGTCGTCCTTCACTCGCAGGGAGTGATAGTAGTTGGCAATTCGCCGGTTCTCAGCCAAGACGGCCAATATTACACTCCTGCCAAAGACGCTGGTATCGCTGTGGGGGACATCATTTTAAGCATTAACGGTACCCCGGTTAATAGCGATGCCCAAGTGGCGGAAATCATCAATGAGGCCGGCAAAGAAAAAAGTCCGGTAGATATTTTAATAAAACGGGGCGATTCCCGCGCGCAAGTCACGGTGACACCCGTTTTATGCAGCGACACCAAAAGATATCGTATCGGTCTTTTTGTCCGCGATAGCGCAGCAGGTGTGGGTACATTAACTTTTTATGAACCCGTATCCCGGACATATGGCGCTTTGGGCCATGTAATTACCGATTCGGATACCAACCAACCCATTGATTGTGAACAAGGCAAAATTGTCCTGGCAACCGTGTCGGGTATTCAGCACGGTAAACGGGGCCAGCCCGGGGAAAAAATCGGCGTTTTTATTGAAGAAGGACAAATGCTGGGTGACATCCGTAAAAACACGCCCTTTGGCATTTACGGTAAACTGGAAACGCTGGTTGAAAACAACTTATTTCATGAGGCTATCGCCGTGGCGTCGATGAGCCAAGTGCAAACAGGCCCGGCCGAAATGCTGACCGTGATTGACGGGCAGACTATTGAGCGGTTCAGCATTGAAATCCAAAAAGTAAATCTTCAGGCCGTACCGGAAGGCAAAGGTTTGGTAATTAAAGTGACCGACAGTCGATTGCTTGAAAAGACCGGCGGCATTGTCCAAGGCATGAGCGGCAGCCCTATTATTCAAAATGGCAAAATCGTCGGTGCGGTAACCCATGTCTTTATTCACGACCCAACGCGGGGATATGGTTGCTTTGTCGACTGGATGCTGATGGAAAGTGGTCTGCTGCCGAAAAAAGAAAAACAAACGGCCAGAAAACTATTTAGTTTTTCTGGCTTATTTATGTACCCGGTAGCGGCTTAG
- a CDS encoding metal ABC transporter ATP-binding protein — protein sequence MCMVQLDGVCFAYDDYPVLNNISLAVASGDFLVVVGPNGAGKSTLLKIMAGIAMPQGGEVRIDGRPVREAQRQGLIGYVPQTYGKNSAGFPATVEEVVALGLVTGSVTRRSKQLATHIVEHMLELVDMTGLRSRRIGELSGGQLQRVMVARALAGNPRLLLLDEPTSGIDADASAKIYELLGTLNRNLGITVVMVSHDIEKATCWASRVACINRGLCFFGSGREFRDSHMTVRHFWYETGRGKDGISPI from the coding sequence ATGTGCATGGTGCAGCTTGATGGCGTATGTTTTGCCTACGATGATTATCCTGTGCTTAACAATATATCTTTAGCGGTAGCCAGCGGTGATTTTCTCGTCGTTGTCGGCCCCAACGGGGCTGGTAAAAGTACGCTGCTTAAAATAATGGCGGGAATCGCGATGCCACAGGGCGGCGAAGTTCGCATCGACGGACGGCCGGTAAGGGAAGCGCAAAGGCAGGGACTAATTGGTTATGTACCGCAGACCTACGGCAAGAACTCGGCCGGTTTTCCGGCGACAGTGGAGGAAGTGGTGGCATTGGGCTTGGTGACAGGCAGCGTTACCAGGCGCAGCAAGCAGTTAGCCACCCATATTGTTGAACATATGTTGGAACTTGTTGATATGACTGGTTTGCGCTCAAGGCGTATCGGTGAACTCAGCGGCGGGCAGCTGCAGCGAGTGATGGTGGCGCGCGCTTTGGCCGGCAACCCCAGGCTCCTTTTGTTAGACGAGCCGACTAGTGGCATTGATGCTGATGCCAGCGCCAAAATATACGAGCTGCTGGGAACGCTGAATCGCAACCTGGGGATTACGGTTGTCATGGTTTCCCATGATATTGAAAAAGCCACCTGCTGGGCTTCGCGGGTGGCCTGCATCAATCGGGGATTATGCTTTTTTGGCAGTGGCCGTGAGTTTCGCGATAGCCACATGACAGTGCGCCACTTTTGGTATGAAACCGGGAGGGGAAAAGATGGAATTTCTCCAATATGA
- a CDS encoding Na/Pi cotransporter family protein, which yields MYILIVMLAGVGMLVGGIFLMRFGLKRLLWRRFQRLLQSMTVTAWRGLLVGTAAAALMQSSTAVSLITIGLVSAEYLTFYQGIGIILGANIGTCSTVQLLTLSLPDSYFLFLLVLSLVMAVFCQKLRYVSLAIAGLASMFLGLGLISDLLGQLPQIETIIDYLTRGQSNPLYGILGGIILTFLFQSSSAATGALMVLAADGIIDLTTAAYVVYGNNIGSCLSSVIVGSAAPLAAKRVAAAHIVLNVAGVLIFLPLTGLLTGVASWITADFGAQVAMVHTLFNILSSLAVLPFIRQFARLITALVPERG from the coding sequence ATGTATATACTTATCGTGATGCTCGCCGGTGTCGGGATGCTGGTCGGTGGCATCTTTCTAATGCGCTTTGGCTTAAAGCGCCTGCTGTGGCGACGTTTTCAGCGCCTTCTCCAATCCATGACGGTAACGGCCTGGCGGGGTCTGTTGGTCGGAACGGCTGCGGCAGCGCTTATGCAGAGCAGCACCGCTGTTTCCCTCATTACTATCGGCCTGGTCAGCGCCGAATACCTCACTTTTTATCAGGGCATAGGCATTATCCTGGGCGCCAATATCGGGACTTGTTCAACCGTACAGCTCCTAACCCTCTCGCTACCGGACAGCTACTTTCTTTTCTTGCTGGTTCTGTCGCTTGTCATGGCAGTTTTTTGCCAAAAACTGCGCTATGTCAGCCTTGCTATTGCCGGACTGGCCAGCATGTTCCTCGGTCTCGGCCTTATCTCTGATTTGCTTGGCCAGCTTCCACAAATAGAAACAATCATAGATTATCTTACCAGAGGGCAATCCAACCCTTTATACGGTATTCTGGGCGGTATTATCCTCACTTTTCTCTTCCAGTCTAGCAGCGCCGCCACCGGAGCGCTTATGGTACTCGCCGCCGATGGCATCATCGACTTAACAACAGCCGCCTATGTCGTTTACGGCAATAATATCGGCTCCTGCCTTTCTTCCGTGATCGTCGGCAGTGCTGCCCCGCTTGCGGCAAAGCGGGTAGCTGCCGCCCATATCGTACTGAATGTCGCAGGCGTTCTGATCTTTTTACCCCTAACAGGGCTGCTGACAGGCGTTGCCTCCTGGATTACGGCTGATTTCGGCGCACAGGTAGCTATGGTCCATACTCTTTTCAATATTCTTTCTTCACTGGCAGTACTGCCGTTTATCCGTCAATTCGCTCGTTTAATCACCGCTCTGGTGCCTGAACGCGGCTAA